ATGTGATCCAATTTAtcgagataatttaattttaccaaTTCATAATCAGTTAGAAACAATCTTTTGAGGATTTGAGCaaaatgtctttttttttttatattgactGAAATTGATTCATAAATATTCATTCAGCTGAGAGTATTGGAGTGTTTTTAACAGAAGAGAGTATcgaattttatcaatttagatATATAGTAAATTAAAAGAGGAAAGAACACAGCAGGCCAGCCGAATTTCAAATCGATGTCATCTCTTTGGCTACTTCTGAAAATTTCATTagaaaactaattaattttgttttaacAACTAATAGAATTTATCTTCACAGTAATTGGTGatttctcaagttcaaatctcacttgatataaaattagttttaaaaaaaaaaattcacaagaaaaagtatatgtgtatatatctACCATCAACTCGTTAATCcttctaataataaaattgcaaaatatGTATGAGTTCCATCTTCTGAATTGAATTTTTCTCATTTCCCAGATGGGATCATAGCATCATTGATGGTTCTAAGTACATAAATTAGTGAAGAAAATGAGACTAACAGGACTTCAAGGTTGCTGTTTTGGGAGGAAGGTTTAGGGGACAAAATCATCAGCTGGAAGAAGATGAAGCTGCTGCTGTGATGGATACAGCATGTCTGCACTAGGCTCACACTGGTTGTTAATATCATACGGAGGAAGCAAGAGCTCCTGAGGGAAGCTTTGATGGCTGATGCTCGTCATGGAAGATGTGGAAGCCAGAAGTGAATTAGGCGACAAAATTGCTGCAGCAGCATAGTTAGCTCGAAGTGTAGCCGGACATTGATGGTTATGTTTTCCTTCATAGGTTGTGATCACCATTGATGGGTCTTGAAATGATCTCTCTACGCGTTTCTTCACTGTGCACTTCTGACTGGTGCATCTGTAATAGCTTCTGCAAAATATACCATACTAAAACAACCCATGGAGATTCTAATAATTTCTATGGATCTATGATACATTTAagatataaaaatagaaaaaggcTTTGTAAAAATGCATTGTGAGTGAATTATTTAATGGAATAAACCTCGGATAAGGACTGTTCTTGACTGCCTTTTGTCCGTACTTTCTCCATCTGTATCCATCTTCAAGATGATCTATCTCACTCTTCGTCAAGAAAGCGaaccttgcctctctttcctttttctccttcttctttttcttgctcCTGGAACATATcaccatttttttaaaaaaaataaaaaataaagcttAAATTAAATAAGCACAATCAGATCTTGATATATGCTAGGGTTTGCAGCTTCTTGTGATATATATGCGTATATATACACTCCATCCATCTTAATTAATTAGTGTACA
This is a stretch of genomic DNA from Manihot esculenta cultivar AM560-2 chromosome 2, M.esculenta_v8, whole genome shotgun sequence. It encodes these proteins:
- the LOC110609125 gene encoding WRKY transcription factor 71, coding for MSSEEKNPFQYNPFNYNEQRGIPAGSVFPFLNDGPSPVQTIQGSDPLYMSFTESLSMDYNTLSRAFCMPAICSSSEVISPIQAYFSREIGAPAGADENTSTPDSSSISSPSNDAATQQGAAGKSKEKQQPKEYEDAKENSNNKVSKKKKKEKKEREARFAFLTKSEIDHLEDGYRWRKYGQKAVKNSPYPRSYYRCTSQKCTVKKRVERSFQDPSMVITTYEGKHNHQCPATLRANYAAAAILSPNSLLASTSSMTSISHQSFPQELLLPPYDINNQCEPSADMLYPSQQQLHLLPADDFVP